Part of the Flavobacterium alkalisoli genome is shown below.
ATACGATTATGATAAAAGTTTCTGACACAGCAAGAAAGAAAGTCGTAAGCCTGATGGAGGACGACGGATTTGATGCTGCTACCGACTATGTTAGGGTAGGGGTTAAAAGTGGCGGATGCTCAGGGTTGTCATACGATTTGAAATTTGACAAAGCGCTGGGAGAAAATGACAAAGTGTTTGAGGACAACAATATAAAAATAGCCGTTGATAAAAAAAGCTTCCTGTATTTAGCAGGTACAATCCTGGAATATTCAGGAGGATTAAACGGTAAAGGATTTGTATTTAATAACCCAAATGCAAGCAGAACCTGCGGTTGCGGGGAAAGTTTTTCACTTTAAGTGATTATGTTTCAGGTTTCAGGTTTACTATTGAGACCTGAAACCTGAAATGTAAATAATTATAAGAATATAAGTATTTCAGTAGTGTTTAAGGAGGGTAACCTGTAACCTTAAACTTTGAACCTGAAACTAAACAAAACATGAGTAAGTACACAGAAGAAGAATTAAAAATCGAACTCGAGAATAAAGAATACGAGTACGGTTTTTATACCGATATTGAGTCAGATACGTTTCCTAACGGGTTAAACGAGGATATTATTCGTGCCCTTTCTAAAAAGAAAGAAGAGCCGGAATGGATGACTGAGTGGCGCCTTGAAGCCTTTAGGGCATGGGAACAAATGGTAGAGCCGGAATGGGCTAATGTACATTATGAAAAACCCAATTTTCAGGCAATTTCATATTACTCTGCACCATTAAAAAAACCTAAATATGATAGCCTTGATGAGGTAGATCCTGAGCTTTTAGATACATTTAAAAAGCTGGGAATCTCTATAGACGAACAGAAAAAACTGGCAGGTGTAGCTGTAGATATCGTTATGGACTCTGTTTCTGTAGCGACTACCTTCAAGAAAACACTGGCAGAAAAAGGAATTATTTTCTGTTCAATTTCTGAGGCGATTAAAGAACACCCTGAACTTGTTAAAAAGTACTTAGGGACTGTGGTGCCGCAAAAAGACAATTTTTATGCAGCACTTAACTCGGCCGTTTTCTCAGACGGGTCTTTCTGTTATATACCTAAGGGAGTTCGTTGCCCAATGGAGTTATCAACTTACTTCAGGATTAATCAGGCAGGAACAGGACAGTTTGAGCGTACGCTTGTAGTGGCTGATGAAGGTAGTTATGTTAGTTACCTTGAAGGCTGTACAGCGCCATCACGTGATGAGAACCAGCTGCATGCTGCAGTTGTAGAGCTTATTGCACTTGATGATGCCGAGATTAAATATTCTACTGTACAAAACTGGTTCCCTGGTAACAAAGAGGGTAAAGGTGGAGTGTACAACTTTGTAACTAAGCGCGGACTTTGTGAAAAGAACGCAAAAATATCATGGACACAGGTTGAAACAGGATCTGCTGTTACATGGAAATACCCTAGTTGTGTGCTTAAGGGAGATAATTCGGTAGGGGAGTTTTACTCTATTGCCGTTACCAATAATTACCAACAGGCAGATACGGGTACAAAAATGATCCACTTAGGGAAAAATACTAAGAGTACTATTATTTCTAAAGGTATTTCGGCAGGTAAGTCGCAAAACAGTTACCGTGGTTTAGTTCAGATTGGTGCAAGGGCAGAAAATGCCAGGAACTTCTCTCAATGTGACTCATTACTAATGGGTAACAGCTGCGGGGCACATACCTTCCCTTACATAGAGTCTAAAAATACAACAGCTAAAATAGAGCACGAGGCGACAACAAGTAAAATTGGTGAAGACCAGGTGTTTTACTGTAACCAAAGGGGTATTCCTACAGAGAAGGCTATTGCTCTTATCGTAAACGGTTTCAGTAAAGAAGTATTAAACAAGCTTCCTATGGAGTTTGCTGTAGAGGCTCAAAAATTATTAGAAATAAGCCTTGAGGGGTCAGTAGGTTAATTACGAATAAAAATACACCATTATATATTTTATGTTATCAATTAAGAATTTACACGCAAGTGTTGAAGATAAAGAGATTTTAAGAGGAATAAACCTTGAAGTAAAAGCGGGAGAGGTACATGCTATAATGGGACCTAACGGTTCCGGTAAGAGTACACTTTCATCTGTAATTGCAGGTAAAGAGGAGTATGAAGTTACCGATGGTGAGATTTTTCTTGAAGGTGAAGATATAGGTGAGCTTGCACCGGAAGAAAGAGCACACAAAGGTGTTTTCCTTTCTTTCCAGTATCCTGTAGAAATACCGGGAGTTTCGGTTACTAACTTTATGAAAACGGCAATTAACGAAAGCCGTAAGGCTAAAGGCCTTGAGGAAATGCCGGCTAATGAAATGCTTAAGCTTATCCGTGAAAAATCGGAACTTTTAGAAATAGACAGGAAGTTTTTATCACGTTCGTTAAACGAAGGTTTTTCGGGTGGTGAGAAAAAACGTAATGAAATATTCCAGATGGCTATGCTTGAGCCAAAACTGGCCATTCTTGACGAAACCGATTCAGGACTTGATATCGATGCGCTTCGTATTGTTGCAAACGGGGTTAACAAACTTCGCAGTAAAGACAACGCTGTAGTTGTTATTACGCACTACCAGAGGCTTCTTGATTATATCGTGCCAGATTATGTACATGTTCTTTACAATGGTAAGATCGTAAAATCAGGAGGTAAAGAGCTTGCATACGAGCTTGAAGAAAAAGGTTACGACTGGATTAAATCTGAAAATTAATAGTCTAAGATCTAAAGTCATAAAGTCGAAAGCGGGCTGATGGGTAAGTTTAATTCTTTTGAAGATATTAATTAATGGCAAAAAGCCAGAGAGTTTAATAAAAAGATTTACCTGATAACCGAAACAGATAGTTTTAAGAGAGATTTTGATTTAGTCAGACAATTAAGGCGGGCTTCAGTATCAATCTCATCTAATATAGCTGAAGGGTTTGAAAGAAATACAGATAGGGAATTTGTTCATTTTTTATTTGTGGCAAAAGGTTCGGCAGGAGAAATAAGATCTCAATTATATCTGGCTTTAGATTTAGAATATATAACACAGGAAGTATTTAATGAATTACTTTCTGATATCAATGAAATAGCAAGGCTGCTAAGTGGCTTTATAAAATATCTTAATAAACAAAGTACGAAGGAGTAAGTCTTTATGACTTTTGACTTTATAAACTTTTGACTGATAAATGGATTTGAAAGAGAAATTATTATCTTCTTTTATGGCTTTTGAAGAGCGTGTTGATGTAACAGCAGATTTACATAACATACGTACCGAAGCGATAAAGAATTTTGAAAATAAGGGATTCCCCAGCAAAAAGGAAGAGGCCTGGAAATATACATCGTTAAACGCGGTGCTAAAAAATGACTTTAGTGTTTTCCCTAAAAAGGAAAATGCATTGAGTTATGCTGAGGTTAAAAAGTATTTCCTGCATGAAATAGATACCTATAAAATTGTTTTTATAGACGGTATATTTAGTTCTTTCCTGTCTTCCACAACACACGACGGGCTGGATGTTTGCTTAATGTCTTCGGCACTTACAAAGCCTAAGTACAAGGAAGTAATAGATACTTATTTTAATAAGATCGCAAAGAAAGACGATAGCCTTACATCACTTAATACGGCTTTTGCTCATGAAGGGGCGTTTATTAATATCCCTAAGAACAAGATTGCTGATAAACCGATAGAGATAATCAGTTTTTCTACAGGAAATGAGGCAGCACTTATGGTACAGCCACGTAACCTGATCGTTGTAGGTAAAAATGCTCAGGTACACATTATTGAAAGACACCAGAGCTTAAACAGCAACCCTGTTCTTACAAATGCGGTTACTGAGATATTTGCTCATGAAAACGCTAATGTAGATTACTATAAGATTCAAAATGACGTTCAAACGGCAAACCTTATAGATAATACTTATATCTCTCAAAAGAGAGACAGTAATGCCAGTGTACATACCTTCTCTTTTGGTGGAAATATTACACGTAACAACCTAAACTTCTTCCACGAAGGGGAAAATATAGACAGTACCCTAAAAGGAATCACAATCATAGGTGATAAACAGCATGTAGATCATTACACGCTTGTACACCATGCTCAACCAAATTGTGAGAGCCACCAAAACTATAAAGGTATTTTTGACGGAAGCTCTACAGGTGTGTTTAATGGTAAGATCTATGTTGAGAAAGAAGCACAAAAAACTGATGCTTTCCAACAGAATAATAACGTCCTATTAAGCGATAAGGCTACCATAAATGCTAAACCACAGCTTGAGATTTTTGCAGATGATGTTAAATGTTCTCACGGTTGTACAATCGGTCAGTTGGATGATGATGCCATGTTCTACATGCAGTCAAGAGGTATTCCTCAAAAAGAAGCAAAAGCATTATTAATGTATGCTTTTTCTAACGAAGTTATTGAAAGCATTAAAATACCTGAGCTTAAGAACAGGATCAACAAAATTATAGCAATGAAACTAGGCGTTAGTATGGGGTTTGACCTGTAATTAACAACTTAATACACTATTACAAAGCAGCGCTAATTGCGCTGCTTTTGTTTTTATTTAGAATTAATAAAAATAACTTGCATATGTCTTTCAAGCTAATTAGATTTGCAATTTAGAATTAATCTAATTTAAATTAGAATGCAACCCAGCCGTATCGCACTACTCTTTTTATTGCTACATATAAAACTATCTGCACAGGAACAACAAAGAGATTCCGTTAATATCAATTCTGATTTAAATGAAGTTGTTGTTACCGGTCAGTTTGAGCCACAGTCCTTAAAAAAATCAGTGCAGAATGTAAGGGTAATTACACGAAGGGATATCGATCAGCTGGCCGCTAATAATCTTGGTGATGTATTAAACCAGTATGTAAACATAACGGTGCGCCCCAGTGGCACCGATGGCCGTTCAACCGTTAGCATGTTTGGACTTGACGGACTTTACTTCAAAATTCTTATAGATAATGTACCGATAGCTAATGAAGCCGGATTAGGTAATAATATCGACTTATCTCAAATAAACCTTAATGATGTAGAGCGTATAGAAATTATAGAAGGCTCTATGGGGGTAACACACGGTGCTAATGCCGTTAGCGGTATCCTTAACATCATTACCAAAAAATCATCTAAAAATAAGTGGGAGATATCAGCAACACTTCAGGAAGAAACCGTTGGAAACGAATACGCCACTTTTGATGAGGGAAGGCACATACAGGCACTTCAGGTATCGCATACCTTAACAGACAACTGGTTTGTATCACTTAATGCCAACCGAAACGATTTTCAGGGTTATCTGGGAGATAGGAAAGGAATGGATTATGCAGTTAACGATGACATGAGGGGCTATAACTGGCTGCCAAAGGAACAGCTGATGACCAATGCACTGCTAAGCTACAGGAGAAACGAGTTCAGGTTCTTTTATCGCTTTGAGATGATGGATGAGAACATTGACTACTATAACAGCGAAGTGGAAACACTTTTTAATGCTGAATTAGGTTCTTACAGGGCATCGCAGGACAAACGTTATTTTACCGACAGATTTTACCATCATTTAAACGCCACAGGAAAGCTTTTTTCCGGATTAGCATATAATGTGTCGGTTTCTCATCAAAAGCAGCAGAGAGACGTTGAGAGCTTCTTATATCGTGTATGGCAGGATCAGGAAGTAAACAATACAACTGAAACCGACCAGTCTATGGAGGTTTTATATTCTACAGGGACTTTAAGTAATTTCTTTGAAAGTGAAACAGTCAAGTTACAACTGGGCTATGAATTAGTGAACAACAACGGTTTTTCTGTAGTTCAGGAGGCAGACAATGTATATGTAGGGATAAGGGAACGACTTGAGAATTATGATGTTTTTGCTTCATCGGAAGTAAATGTAAACAGAAACTTTTCCCTTCGCCCGGGATTCCGTTACTCGTTCCAGTCCCGTTTTGATAACCAGTACGCCGCTTCTTTAGGCTTCAGGCAGCTGTTTAAAAACGATTATCAGTTAAGGGGGGCAATAGGCAAATCGTTCCGTACACCAACCTTTGAAGAGCTTTATACCAAGATGATATTTTCAGGGCATTACTTTACCGGTAATGAAAACCTGATACCCGAAACAAGCACCTCTTATGAGGTTAGCGTTAAAAAGAACAGCTACTTTGATTCAGGATTGATGCTTTCTAACAATGTTATTGTAAGCTTTATGGATATAAAAGACAGGATAAGCACGGCTTTTACGGGCTACACGCCGGATAATGTGCCTATGTATGAGTCCATTAATGTAAGCAAATACAATATGTGGAATGTTTCAACCACAAACCAATTGCAGTATAATAATCTTACATTCTCATTAGGAACAACACTGGCAGGAATATCGCAAAAGTTGGATAACGGCGATTTTCAGAGTGATGACAAGTACCTGTATACACTTAACCTTAACAGCAGTATTTCCTATAGGGTGCCAAAATGGAAAACCACTTTTTCCGCCTACTACAAGTATAACGGCAAAACACAGGACTACACCGCTTCAGAAAACGAATATGTGCTTACCAGCGTAGCCGCAACAAACTGGCTGGATGCTTCGATAATAAAATCATTTTATAATAACAGGTGTGATGTAACCCTTGGGGCAAGAAACCTGCTTGATATAACCAATGTAACCCGTACGGGAATTAACCAAACCGGCAGCCACGCTGCCTCAAACAATGTAATGCTTGCTTATGGCAGGTCTTATTATATAAAACTTATGTACAATCTTAATTTTTAATTCATAATATCAATATCATATGAAAAAAAGCATATTAATCCTTGCCGCAGCAGTTGGCTTTTTAGCTTCCTGCTCAAGTGACGACAGTATTACTACTGACCCTATTACGGGCGGCGCTGCCGAAGGAAGCATAGTACAACCAAATATTGGTGGTCCTAATGAGCCCAATCAGGTTTATGTAGATCTTAGTACAGGAGAGTCTACGGCAGTTGTAAGAACATCGTGGGATCTTGGGTTTTATTCGGGAGCCGATTTTAGGGTAATCCTTAACGGATCGGTTAAAATGGCTGCTAAAAAACTGGAAACAACCAACATTGATGAGGTTCAGGAAGCAGATCCTACAGTAACAGTAAGCTATGCTACCGATGCAACCTTAGGTTATGTGGATAACCCAACAGGAATTCTTACCGGTAACGGTGGGGGAGAGGGTACTGCTATAGCAGAAATTTCAGCAACCGATAGCGAAAACTATGTTTATCTTGTAAATATGGGCTACGGACTTTCAAACACTATACCTTCAACAGGAAGTGCGAGTGTAGATGGTGACCCGCGTGGCTGGATGAAAATTCGTGTATTGAGAAGCGGTAACGACTATAAACTTCAGTATGCAGAACTGGACGCTACAACACACGAAGAAGTAACTATAGCTAAAAACGGCGAGTATAATTTTACTTTTTTCAGTATGGTGAATAATACTCAAACTTTAGTAGAACCTAAAAAGGGAGACTGGGATTTAAACTTTACAACTTTTACCAACTATTACCCATATAACGATATAACTGTTTTATACCCATTTGCCGATTATACTTTACTTAACGTTAAAGGTGGTACAAGAGCTTATGAGATTATTACAGAGGAGGCCGAAGGAGGAGAGGCAGGCTATAATGCCTTTACTCTTGCTCAGGTAGACTCTGCACAATTTGAGGCTTCAGCTGCAGATCACAGGTTTGTGACCTGGAGGACAGAAGCAGGGCCAAATGCTACCATGACTGTTAAGACAGATCGCTTTTTTGTAATTAAAGATGCAGATGGTAATTTTTACAAAGTATTATTCAGGGCTCTTAAAAACGATTTAGGAGAAAGAGGTTACCCTGTATTTGAATACAAACTTTTGCAATAAGTAAATCATTTCATATTCAATAAAAAGCAGTAGTTAAGTTAGTTTTTGTTTTTACAGTGTCCCGGCTGGTTTTTTCATAGTTACCAGCCGGGTTTTTAATATAAAAAAGCCGCTATTAAGCGGCTAATAATATAGTAAAAGAGCTACATCTTGATAAATTTACGGGTAATAAAACCTGTGTCTGTATTTATTTTTATTAAATAACTTCCTGTAAGTAAGTTAGAAATATCTACAGAATAGGTGTTTTTTAAATCTCTTTTTAAAATTAATTGACCCATTAGATTATAAATCTCCACGTTATCAATAATTACATTATGAGTGTTAAAATTTAAGTCATTACCGGCTGGGTTTGGATAAAGGCCTATTGCTTTGTTCAAATCAAATTGAGATGTGCCTAATGAACACTCAGATGTAACAATACAGCCTTCATTTAAAAAGCTATTATTTAAAATATAATCAATTTCTTCAGCATCTGCGCATATATATAAAAGGTCAGGGTTACCAGGAAGATTTATATTAGCATTGATACTGTTGTTTTTTAAATAAAGAGATTCAAGATTGTTATTAGCAACATTTAATGCATCAATGCCGGGAGTAGTTGCCAGACTTAAAGTTGTTAATTCATTTAAACTACAGTTAAGCAAATTTATAGAATTACAATTATCCACATTTAATGAAGTGAGGTTATTTTGTTGGCAATTTAAAGTGAACAGGCTTTCTAGACCAGAACAGTCTAACGAAACTAAGTTGTTTTCTTCGCAGTGTAAAAGCGAAAGGTTATTTAGCCCAGAGACACTTAAAGAAATTAATTCATTATTAGAACAATAAATAGTTTCAAGCAATGTTGATTGCTCTAAATTAAGTTCAGTTAAGTCATTTATGTTACAGTCTAAAAATTTTAAGTTTATGTTGTTTTGAAAATCAAGAGAACTTAGATTATTATTTGAACAGTTTAAATATACCAAGGCAGATAATGAAGATAAATCTAAGGTCGTTAATGAATTATTTTTAATTTCCAGTCTTTCAAGATTAACAAGGCTTGATAACTCAATAGAAGTTAAATAATTATCATTTAAGGTAAGTTTTTCTATGCTATCAATCATTGAAAAGCTAAGGATGTTTAGCGTTGGGATTTCATTACATATTAGCTCTTTAAGGTTTGTAACCCCTGTAAAATCTATTGATTGTAAAGATGTATTGCTACAGTTTAAAAATGAAAGCCCGGATATTCCTGTTATATTAAGAGTCGATAAAGGCATATTAGAACAAGCTAAACTTTCAAGTGAAGTTAAAGAAGTGAGGTCTAAAGAAGTTATTAAAAGATTATATGCAGAAAGGGTTTTTATGTTTGTGAAATGCTCAATACCCTGTAAATCATTTATATCATATGGCATGCCATTAAGAAAAAGCTCAGCAACTTCTAAGGCTTCAGACATTTGTATTTCGTTGTCTTCATTAGCATCTATGGTAATATAATTGTCATTTATGTCTTTGGCATAAGAGTTTTCGGGTTCAGCAGTTATATTTAAAAGGGTTTCTTTAAAATTTGGGTCGTTAAACTCAATGTTTTGTGAAAAAGTAAAAGCCGATACAAATAACAATGGCAAGGTGTAAAAATTCTTCATTTTAATTTTTTAAAGGTTTTTACAAAAATATAAAAACCCCGCATATAGCGGGGTTACAATTTAGATAATTCAAGATTTATAACGAAGCGACAAGTTCTCGCCATTCTTCCAATTCAGGTATTCCAGGTTTTCTTTTTCCAAAGAACTGAACAATTATTTCTCCCATTTCATTAAATACCTCGATAGCGGTAACCACACCATCTTCGGTTGGTTTTCTTACCACCCATACCTGTGCAATTATATCCATATCGAGGTGAAGGTTAAAATCAGGGTCCATAACATTAAACCAGTTGTTGTGCCACATTGTTTTTCTTACCAGCCCTGTGTGGATTTGGATATTACCCCTGTTCCCTACAAAACACATAATAGGCAGCTTTTGTGCAGCAGCACCTTCAAGCATTTTTACTATAGCATCTTTCTCAATCTTATGGGCGAAGGTTTCATTTGGAGCTAAACGCAACGCCTGCGTTCTGGTAACGCCAAACTTTTTAAGCATACCAAAGAACGCGTGAGTATCTTTTAATGTCTCCCAGGCATCCTGAAAACCTTTAACGTCTATTTCGCTGTCCGGTTTCTCATCGATATTTAACGCAACAGCTACAGCAGCTTCTTCTGTACTCTGATTGTCTGAAGTATATTTTTTTACCAGTGCATCAAAAGCAGCTTCATTGCTGTCTTTAGTCAGGTATATTTTGTGAATAGCAAGTCCGTCTTTTCCAAAAAACTGAAGGCTTTTCCTGTTACCGTGTTCTGATTTTTCCTCTACGGCAAAAGCCTTGTCCCAATGTGATAAGAAGATCCTCAGGTCGATATCCTCTCCCACAAAAAGGCCTGCAAACGGGCTGCTGAAATCAGGATTAAGGTAAACACCTTTTCTTTCATGTACGCACTCATCATTACGGGTAAGTGCCATTACTTTGCCAAGGCTTTCAATTTCCGAAAGTATTGCAGCAAACTCTGGCTTTAACCTTGTTACGGTTTCTCCGGTTTGTGTTGCTAAAAGTTCGGCTTCGCTAACACTAAGCTTTTCTGCAGCGGTTCTTATTCTAAGATGCGGGTTTTCTGCCTTTAGGGCATCCCATTGCGATTTAAGATTATTAGTTATAGTATCCATAATGCTGTTTTTATTATGTTCCAAAAATTATAAGAGGGTTTTTATTGACCGGGTTAGGGCAAACCGTACAGGGGAAATTGTACACTTTGCTTATTATTTCTTTTGTAAAGACGTTATTTGGTGTGTCATGTGCTACTACCTTACCTTTTTTAAGCAGCATTATCCTGTCGGCAAACTGTGCGGCAAGGTTAAGGTCGTGCAATACCATAACTGCTGTATTTCCTTTTTCGGTAAAATTCTTTATGGTATGTAATATGCGATGCTGATGCAATACGTCCAGGTTGTTTAATGGTTCGTCTAAAAACACCAGTTTGTTAAGTACTTCATTATCCAGCTGTGTTAATACCCTTGCCAGGTGAACACGCTGTTTCTCCCCGCCCGAAAGCGAATTGTAATCCCTTGTTTCAAGATGGGCAACGTCGGTTTCTTCCATAGCTTTTTGTACCGCTTCAAAGTCCTTTTTGTGTGGATTGGACTGAAAATAGGGATAACGCCCCATCATAACTACATCCTTAACAGAAAGGGGTATATCGTGACTGTTGTTTTGTGAGAACTTCGCTTTATTGTACGCGAGATCTCTGTAATCCCATTCTTCAAAAGTTTTCTTTTTGAAGAATATGGGTTCCTCATTCTTACCGGCCTCATTTGCTAATAAATTTAGCAAAGTCGATTTACCGGCTCCGTTAGGGCCAACAATAACAAGCAGTTCGCCATACTTTACCGAAATATCTATGTTTTCCAGTATGGAATTTTTTTTATGGGCAAATGATATTTTATAGGCTTCCAGCATATTACATCGATTTTCGGCTGCGTATTAATATTATGATGAAAATAGGCGCGCCCATAAAGGCAGTAAGTATGCCTATAGGTATTTCACTGGGCTGCGCGATGGTTCGGCTAACGGTATCTGCCGAAAGTAGAAGTACACTTCCCATTACGGCAGAAAGAGGCAGGATAATATTATAGTTGGATTTAAAAATAAGCCTCAAAATGTATGGGACAATGAGCCCCACAAAGCCTATGGTTCCTGCAAAGGCAACCGAGGTTCCTACCATTAGCGCAGTTAATATTACAATCTGTTTTTTTATTTTTTCAACGGGAATACCTAAGTGCTGTGCATCCCTTTCGCCAAGCATCATGGCATTAAGGGCTTTGCCCTTATTTATGAGCAATATATAGGCTACGGCCATAATACTGGCCAGTATTGCATTTTTAGTCCAGGTGGCTCCGGCAAGGCTGCCCAGATTCCAAAAAGTCAGATCCCTTAGCTGTTCTTCCTTAGAGATATAGATAAGTAGTCCCATTATGGCAAAGCCTAAGGCAGTAAAGGCCACGCCGCAAAGCAGCATAACCACTACGTTTGTCTTACCATTTGTGGTAGAAATGCGATATACCAAAAGCATGGTTAGCAATGCGCCTATAAACGCCATTATACTTAACAGTGAATAATGAAAGACTTCCGGAATATAGGGCTTAATAGAGCTGCCCAAAACAATGGTTATGGCAGCAAATAGTGATGCTCCCGATGTTATTCCTATTAAGTCGGGGGTGGCAAGGGGGTTTTTAAACATACCCTGCAAACATGTTCCCGATACTGCTAAGGCACTACCTATAAGCACGCCCATAGCGATGCGGGGCAGCCTTAGGTCCATTATAACAAAACGGTCGCTTTGAGAAACAGAACTGTCCTGGGCGATTATGCCCCTGATTATTTCTGCAAGAGAATGCCTTTCAAACATATAAACTCCCATATACAGGGAAACTACTGCCAGTGAGACCAGCAGCAGCATTCCGAAAGTAATATATAAAGAGAGCTTATTTTGCATTTTCCCTAAGCAATGTGTTTAATTGTACGGCAGCTTCACCAAGGCGTGGACCAAATCCTGCCAGTAACCCGCCATCCATTGCTATTATCTTTTTGTTTTTTCCTGCATTTGTTTTATCTACTCCGGGTATTTTAAATATTCCATTAGGACCGCCAACGCTTCCTAAACCTGAATCAAACATCAGTATCACATCCGGATTTCCCTGTAAAAGGGCTTCCGGTGTAAGTGGTTTGTAATCTTCAAACTCTGAAACGGCATTTTGACCGCCTGCCAGTGTAATTACTTTATCAACCGGTGTGTTTGTACCGCTAACCATTAGCATATTAGCGCCACGGGCATATATAAAAAGTACTTTTGGGGTCTTTTCAATTGGTTTTACCTGTGCAAGGTCGTTGTCTATATCATTCTGTAGTTTTTCGTAGTTATTGTTGTTTAAAGTATTTGCTACTTCAGCAATAAGTTTTTTTGTGCCGTCTACACTGATATCCTGAGAAAATACCTTAACTGTAATTCCTGATGCTTTAAGGTTTTCGATAAGGGTTGGGTTTAGATCTTTATCTGTAGCCAAAATAAGTGTAGGCTTAAGTTCCATAACCGTTTCTACAGAAATACTCCTTACATGTCCTAAGTCTTTGGCAGTGCTTTTTACGGTTTCGGGGTAAGTACTGGTGACATCCACACCCACAATTTCTTTTTCGTGGCCTAATGCTGCTACAACCTCTGTTATGGCCCCGTTTAAGGATATGATACGTTGTGTTTCTATTTTTTGTTCAGCAGTCGTTTCTTCTGTTTTTGAAACAT
Proteins encoded:
- a CDS encoding HmuY family protein translates to MKKSILILAAAVGFLASCSSDDSITTDPITGGAAEGSIVQPNIGGPNEPNQVYVDLSTGESTAVVRTSWDLGFYSGADFRVILNGSVKMAAKKLETTNIDEVQEADPTVTVSYATDATLGYVDNPTGILTGNGGGEGTAIAEISATDSENYVYLVNMGYGLSNTIPSTGSASVDGDPRGWMKIRVLRSGNDYKLQYAELDATTHEEVTIAKNGEYNFTFFSMVNNTQTLVEPKKGDWDLNFTTFTNYYPYNDITVLYPFADYTLLNVKGGTRAYEIITEEAEGGEAGYNAFTLAQVDSAQFEASAADHRFVTWRTEAGPNATMTVKTDRFFVIKDADGNFYKVLFRALKNDLGERGYPVFEYKLLQ
- the sufD gene encoding Fe-S cluster assembly protein SufD, with the protein product MDLKEKLLSSFMAFEERVDVTADLHNIRTEAIKNFENKGFPSKKEEAWKYTSLNAVLKNDFSVFPKKENALSYAEVKKYFLHEIDTYKIVFIDGIFSSFLSSTTHDGLDVCLMSSALTKPKYKEVIDTYFNKIAKKDDSLTSLNTAFAHEGAFINIPKNKIADKPIEIISFSTGNEAALMVQPRNLIVVGKNAQVHIIERHQSLNSNPVLTNAVTEIFAHENANVDYYKIQNDVQTANLIDNTYISQKRDSNASVHTFSFGGNITRNNLNFFHEGENIDSTLKGITIIGDKQHVDHYTLVHHAQPNCESHQNYKGIFDGSSTGVFNGKIYVEKEAQKTDAFQQNNNVLLSDKATINAKPQLEIFADDVKCSHGCTIGQLDDDAMFYMQSRGIPQKEAKALLMYAFSNEVIESIKIPELKNRINKIIAMKLGVSMGFDL
- the sufB gene encoding Fe-S cluster assembly protein SufB; the encoded protein is MSKYTEEELKIELENKEYEYGFYTDIESDTFPNGLNEDIIRALSKKKEEPEWMTEWRLEAFRAWEQMVEPEWANVHYEKPNFQAISYYSAPLKKPKYDSLDEVDPELLDTFKKLGISIDEQKKLAGVAVDIVMDSVSVATTFKKTLAEKGIIFCSISEAIKEHPELVKKYLGTVVPQKDNFYAALNSAVFSDGSFCYIPKGVRCPMELSTYFRINQAGTGQFERTLVVADEGSYVSYLEGCTAPSRDENQLHAAVVELIALDDAEIKYSTVQNWFPGNKEGKGGVYNFVTKRGLCEKNAKISWTQVETGSAVTWKYPSCVLKGDNSVGEFYSIAVTNNYQQADTGTKMIHLGKNTKSTIISKGISAGKSQNSYRGLVQIGARAENARNFSQCDSLLMGNSCGAHTFPYIESKNTTAKIEHEATTSKIGEDQVFYCNQRGIPTEKAIALIVNGFSKEVLNKLPMEFAVEAQKLLEISLEGSVG
- the sufC gene encoding Fe-S cluster assembly ATPase SufC, whose product is MLSIKNLHASVEDKEILRGINLEVKAGEVHAIMGPNGSGKSTLSSVIAGKEEYEVTDGEIFLEGEDIGELAPEERAHKGVFLSFQYPVEIPGVSVTNFMKTAINESRKAKGLEEMPANEMLKLIREKSELLEIDRKFLSRSLNEGFSGGEKKRNEIFQMAMLEPKLAILDETDSGLDIDALRIVANGVNKLRSKDNAVVVITHYQRLLDYIVPDYVHVLYNGKIVKSGGKELAYELEEKGYDWIKSEN
- a CDS encoding TonB-dependent receptor plug domain-containing protein: MQPSRIALLFLLLHIKLSAQEQQRDSVNINSDLNEVVVTGQFEPQSLKKSVQNVRVITRRDIDQLAANNLGDVLNQYVNITVRPSGTDGRSTVSMFGLDGLYFKILIDNVPIANEAGLGNNIDLSQINLNDVERIEIIEGSMGVTHGANAVSGILNIITKKSSKNKWEISATLQEETVGNEYATFDEGRHIQALQVSHTLTDNWFVSLNANRNDFQGYLGDRKGMDYAVNDDMRGYNWLPKEQLMTNALLSYRRNEFRFFYRFEMMDENIDYYNSEVETLFNAELGSYRASQDKRYFTDRFYHHLNATGKLFSGLAYNVSVSHQKQQRDVESFLYRVWQDQEVNNTTETDQSMEVLYSTGTLSNFFESETVKLQLGYELVNNNGFSVVQEADNVYVGIRERLENYDVFASSEVNVNRNFSLRPGFRYSFQSRFDNQYAASLGFRQLFKNDYQLRGAIGKSFRTPTFEELYTKMIFSGHYFTGNENLIPETSTSYEVSVKKNSYFDSGLMLSNNVIVSFMDIKDRISTAFTGYTPDNVPMYESINVSKYNMWNVSTTNQLQYNNLTFSLGTTLAGISQKLDNGDFQSDDKYLYTLNLNSSISYRVPKWKTTFSAYYKYNGKTQDYTASENEYVLTSVAATNWLDASIIKSFYNNRCDVTLGARNLLDITNVTRTGINQTGSHAASNNVMLAYGRSYYIKLMYNLNF
- a CDS encoding HesB/IscA family protein, which produces MIKVSDTARKKVVSLMEDDGFDAATDYVRVGVKSGGCSGLSYDLKFDKALGENDKVFEDNNIKIAVDKKSFLYLAGTILEYSGGLNGKGFVFNNPNASRTCGCGESFSL